In Candidatus Binatota bacterium, a genomic segment contains:
- a CDS encoding NAD-dependent epimerase/dehydratase family protein, whose protein sequence is MKTALVCGAGGFIGHHLANKLKGEGYWVRGVDIKNPEFSAPDTDEFLVLDLREAAACKQALAAPGGSTFDEVYQLAADMGGMGFIHSAECEIMTNSALINIHMVNEAADAGVGRYFFSSSACVYRDQAIGESYISEDDAYPALPDNEYGWEKLVAERMAQSFSRTRGLDVRIARFQNCFGPQGTWEGGREKAPAAICRKVAMIEDGGEIEVWGDGSALRVYTYIDDLCDGIYTLMQSDITEPTNVGSTELTTVNELVATVASVAGKTVKVKHIDGPVGVQARYHEIDRLMATGWKPRWTVEKGIRETYPWIEEQVKAARLRKVG, encoded by the coding sequence ATGAAAACAGCACTTGTATGCGGCGCGGGCGGCTTCATCGGCCACCACCTGGCCAACAAGCTCAAGGGTGAGGGCTACTGGGTACGCGGCGTCGACATCAAGAACCCCGAGTTTTCGGCGCCCGACACCGACGAATTCCTGGTTCTGGACCTCAGGGAAGCAGCCGCCTGCAAGCAGGCCCTCGCCGCGCCCGGCGGTAGCACCTTCGACGAGGTCTACCAGCTCGCGGCCGACATGGGTGGCATGGGGTTCATCCACAGCGCCGAGTGCGAAATCATGACCAACAGCGCCCTTATAAACATACACATGGTCAACGAGGCGGCTGATGCCGGCGTGGGCCGTTACTTCTTCTCTTCATCGGCCTGCGTCTACCGCGACCAGGCAATAGGCGAGTCATACATAAGCGAGGATGACGCCTACCCCGCCCTGCCCGACAACGAATACGGCTGGGAAAAGCTGGTCGCCGAGCGCATGGCACAGTCGTTCTCGCGCACCCGCGGGCTCGACGTTCGTATTGCCCGCTTCCAGAACTGCTTCGGCCCGCAAGGCACCTGGGAAGGTGGGCGTGAGAAAGCCCCAGCCGCCATCTGCCGCAAGGTGGCCATGATAGAGGACGGTGGCGAGATCGAAGTCTGGGGCGACGGCAGCGCGCTCAGGGTCTACACCTACATCGACGACCTGTGCGACGGCATCTACACACTGATGCAGTCAGACATCACCGAACCCACCAACGTGGGCAGCACCGAGCTCACGACGGTGAACGAACTGGTAGCAACGGTTGCCTCGGTGGCCGGTAAAACGGTGAAGGTAAAACACATAGACGGGCCCGTTGGCGTGCAAGCCAGGTACCACGAGATTGACCGCCTTATGGCCACCGGTTGGAAGCCCAGGTGGACGGTAGAAAAAGGCATCCGCGAGACTTACCCATGGATAGAAGAGCAGGTTAAGGCTGCCAGGTTGAGGAAGGTTGGGTAG